A DNA window from Flavisolibacter ginsenosidimutans contains the following coding sequences:
- a CDS encoding SusC/RagA family TonB-linked outer membrane protein, whose product MRKITLLLSMLVLSVLAFAQRTVSGTVRDEKGEPIPFATITQVGKNNATQADANGVFSLKVPDGAQLRITATGHQEQTVTVSGNTVNATLATTQAQLEEVVVTTALGIRKQKKEVGYSTTQVSSKDLTLGRSPNVGSALSGKVAGLSIIQPNSGVTNDVRINLRGNRSLLGNNQPILVVDGSIININYLNQINPNDIDNINILKGAASTALYGNEASNGAIVITTKKGSRNAPTITASSTINLESISLMPKLQNEFGSYGGEGLDAQGRSSYIPYENQSYGPRYDGHSVPLGNPVRIYNADGTFRDSTLMVPYAAVKNGKRNFFNTGVTYQHNVAFSTGDATGQFYISAEDMRRSGTVPDDKSARNSFRINASKDIRKISISANINYIRSTYDIVGPDVNQDRAVYWSVLNAPAHVDFSKFKDVVNNPFATPSGYFNAYYGNPWWTIKNSRQTDTRDNIISNARLEYRPLSWLSASYTVNYNAYFDEYAYHRNSVQYNAGAKFYAENGFDIYPASGGYKTSNYPGVTQTGYRERYNYNRLQGDFLLNLHHDFSKFTSVLLLGQTTYQIRTDQNDLGYDPTTGSVNSYTDISVWGPAYAVGAPLSYHYESTRRTIGAFADLTLGYSGWAFVHGSLRNDWDSRLEKNNRSFLYPAVDVSVLFTDAIPALKNNPILTSGKVRVSYAKVGQVNIDPYGTRDIYTAPASLGFPYATVSGFAVGSRFNNLNIKPEFTAEKEIGLELAWLKNRLLTDFAVFRTNTTNQTLPLGISAATGRTQAYLNIGEVQNTGFEADIKGTLIRSRNFTWTAGVNYSYIQNKVISIAPGVNEQQLLSAGGLGGGIYAIVGQPYPILKTTDWNRDDQGRIIVDKSTGLPTRNATPTAYGTTQAPNRLGLNTTLTYKNFTAGAVAEFRSGAVVLNAIGADLDFTGVSVNNTKFNREKFVIPNSSYDDGTGKYVANTSVVTNTDAWNFFGNIYNTVGSNYVTSADFWKLREVSIGYNLPASFLGKTRVIKAANISLVGRDLFIWTVKENIWTDPEFSNTTGNGTGVTNISQTPSTRKYGISLNLTF is encoded by the coding sequence ATGAGAAAAATTACACTTCTGCTATCCATGCTGGTGCTGTCGGTGCTGGCATTTGCCCAGCGGACCGTCAGCGGTACCGTCCGGGACGAAAAAGGAGAACCTATTCCCTTCGCCACCATTACACAAGTTGGTAAAAACAACGCCACGCAAGCCGATGCCAACGGGGTTTTTAGTCTCAAGGTACCCGATGGTGCGCAACTGCGCATTACGGCTACCGGTCATCAGGAACAAACCGTAACGGTTTCCGGCAACACCGTAAATGCTACGCTGGCAACGACGCAGGCGCAGTTAGAAGAAGTGGTGGTGACGACTGCGCTTGGTATCCGCAAACAAAAAAAAGAAGTAGGTTATTCTACTACCCAAGTCTCCTCCAAAGACTTAACCTTAGGCCGGTCGCCAAATGTTGGGTCGGCCTTGTCCGGCAAAGTTGCGGGCTTGTCCATTATACAGCCCAACTCGGGAGTAACCAACGATGTACGCATTAACCTGAGAGGCAATCGGTCGCTGTTGGGAAACAACCAACCTATTTTGGTGGTAGATGGTTCCATTATCAACATCAATTACCTGAACCAAATTAACCCCAACGACATTGACAACATCAATATTTTGAAAGGCGCTGCTTCCACGGCCTTGTATGGCAACGAAGCATCAAACGGCGCCATTGTGATTACAACGAAAAAGGGAAGCCGCAACGCACCAACCATTACGGCCAGCAGCACCATCAACCTTGAAAGCATTTCCCTAATGCCCAAACTGCAAAACGAATTTGGTTCTTACGGTGGCGAGGGACTGGATGCGCAGGGACGTTCCAGCTATATTCCCTACGAGAACCAAAGCTACGGCCCCCGCTACGACGGCCACTCGGTTCCTTTGGGCAATCCCGTTCGGATTTACAACGCCGACGGCACTTTCCGGGATTCTACATTGATGGTGCCTTATGCTGCTGTGAAAAACGGTAAGCGGAATTTCTTCAACACCGGCGTTACCTATCAGCACAACGTAGCTTTTTCCACCGGCGATGCCACAGGCCAGTTTTATATTTCGGCTGAAGACATGCGAAGAAGCGGTACTGTGCCCGATGACAAGTCTGCCCGCAATTCTTTCCGCATCAATGCCAGCAAAGACATTCGCAAAATTTCGATAAGTGCAAACATCAACTATATCCGCTCAACCTACGACATCGTAGGGCCGGATGTAAACCAGGACCGCGCCGTTTATTGGAGTGTTTTGAATGCGCCTGCACACGTTGATTTTTCGAAGTTTAAAGACGTGGTGAACAATCCTTTTGCAACGCCGTCGGGCTATTTTAATGCTTATTACGGAAATCCCTGGTGGACCATTAAAAATTCAAGGCAAACAGATACAAGAGACAACATAATTTCCAATGCCCGTCTTGAATACCGTCCGTTAAGCTGGTTATCGGCTTCCTACACGGTGAACTACAACGCCTACTTTGACGAATACGCTTATCATCGCAACAGCGTTCAGTATAACGCCGGCGCTAAGTTTTATGCGGAGAACGGCTTTGACATTTACCCGGCATCGGGCGGATACAAAACATCAAACTATCCCGGTGTCACGCAGACAGGCTATCGCGAACGGTACAATTACAACCGTCTGCAAGGTGATTTCCTTCTGAATTTGCACCACGATTTCAGCAAGTTCACTTCCGTTCTGTTGTTAGGGCAAACAACCTATCAAATCAGGACCGATCAGAACGATCTGGGTTATGATCCTACTACCGGCTCGGTCAACAGCTATACGGACATTTCTGTGTGGGGACCTGCTTACGCAGTAGGTGCGCCCTTGTCTTATCACTACGAGTCAACCCGCAGAACTATTGGTGCTTTTGCGGACTTAACGCTTGGTTATAGCGGCTGGGCCTTTGTTCACGGCTCGTTGCGCAACGATTGGGATTCTCGTCTTGAAAAAAATAATCGCAGCTTTCTTTATCCTGCTGTAGATGTATCTGTGTTGTTTACAGATGCCATCCCGGCTTTGAAGAACAATCCCATTCTTACCTCCGGTAAAGTGCGGGTTTCTTATGCCAAAGTCGGCCAGGTAAATATAGACCCTTATGGCACCCGCGATATCTACACAGCACCGGCAAGCCTGGGCTTCCCTTATGCAACGGTTTCGGGCTTTGCCGTTGGATCAAGGTTTAACAACTTAAACATCAAACCGGAGTTCACCGCTGAAAAAGAAATAGGCTTGGAATTGGCCTGGTTGAAAAACCGCTTGCTAACCGATTTTGCTGTGTTCCGCACCAATACAACCAACCAAACCTTGCCTTTGGGTATTTCCGCTGCAACCGGAAGAACGCAGGCTTACCTGAACATTGGTGAAGTGCAAAACACCGGCTTTGAAGCGGACATTAAAGGAACTCTTATTCGTTCACGCAACTTCACTTGGACGGCAGGCGTCAATTACTCATACATTCAAAACAAGGTCATTTCAATTGCTCCGGGTGTGAACGAACAGCAACTTTTGAGCGCCGGTGGATTGGGTGGCGGTATCTATGCCATCGTAGGCCAGCCCTATCCAATTTTGAAAACGACAGACTGGAACCGCGATGACCAAGGCCGCATTATTGTGGACAAGTCAACCGGCTTGCCTACGCGCAACGCAACGCCTACGGCTTATGGGACAACGCAGGCGCCCAATCGCCTGGGCTTGAACACAACGCTTACCTACAAAAACTTTACGGCGGGTGCGGTAGCCGAGTTTCGCAGCGGGGCGGTTGTTCTTAATGCCATCGGCGCTGACCTTGACTTCACCGGTGTTTCTGTCAACAACACGAAGTTTAACCGCGAGAAATTTGTCATCCCGAATTCGTCTTATGACGACGGAACCGGTAAATACGTGGCCAATACAAGCGTAGTAACCAACACGGATGCATGGAATTTCTTTGGCAATATTTACAATACCGTTGGCTCTAATTATGTTACCAGCGCCGACTTCTGGAAATTAAGGGAAGTGTCTATCGGGTACAATCTGCCGGCGTCTTTCCTGGGCAAGACAAGAGTGATCAAAGCCGCAAACATTTCTTTGGTTGGCCGCGACTTGTTTATTTGGACCGTGAAGGAGAATATCTGGACCGACCCGGAATTCAGCAACACAACGGGTAACGGAACCGGTGTTACCAATATTAGCCAAACGCCGTCCACAAGGAAATATGGCATCAGCTTAAACCTTACTTTCTAA